The Candidatus Uhrbacteria bacterium genome has a segment encoding these proteins:
- a CDS encoding cytidylate kinase family protein encodes MIITISGVPGSGKTSVAKILSEKLSMPYYSMGGLRAKLAEERKISIDELNAIGEIDPTTDTSVDEYQRTLGKTTDNFIVEGRLSWHFIPHSIKIFLSCDLDEAAKRIFDARQHTKSREDEALYRNVEETRRAIEERTASDVRRYASIYGVDYRDQSHYDLVIDTTKLSSPEETANVILEQIKAKR; translated from the coding sequence ATGATCATTACCATCTCTGGAGTACCCGGTTCCGGCAAGACAAGCGTCGCCAAGATCTTGTCCGAGAAACTCAGTATGCCGTATTACTCCATGGGTGGTTTGCGCGCCAAGTTAGCCGAGGAACGCAAAATCAGTATTGATGAATTGAACGCGATCGGCGAGATTGATCCGACAACGGATACGAGCGTTGACGAGTATCAGCGCACACTTGGAAAAACAACCGATAATTTTATCGTCGAAGGACGCTTGAGCTGGCATTTTATCCCGCATTCGATCAAGATTTTCTTGTCATGCGATTTGGATGAAGCCGCCAAGCGTATTTTTGATGCCCGACAACATACCAAGAGCCGAGAGGACGAGGCTTTGTACCGGAATGTTGAGGAAACGAGACGCGCGATCGAGGAAAGGACGGCTTCTGATGTACGCCGCTATGCCTCGATTTATGGCGTCGATTATCGCGATCAGAGCCATTACGATCTTGTCATCGATACAACCAAATTAAGCAGTCCTGAGGAGACGGCAAATGTGATCCTGGAGCAAATCAAGGCAAAGCGCTAA
- a CDS encoding Ig-like domain-containing protein produces the protein MKSTLRALLSVFAVGLSFWVGSMVVHAAPAVEPSLSTISVDKVSAKADGIDQIRVNVTIKNANFIGVENADVALVSSRGALDEISPATAKTSITGRASFYVKSLKNGSATLSVMLNGAAFPKSVNITFADGIALALSVGDLIKIPDDNDASTQPDSAVYYYASNGKRYVFPNEKVYLSWYPDFGTVKSIPIDQMSLIPIGGNITYRPGAKMVKFQTDTKTYLPTKGGILRWVQTEEVARGYFGTNWNQHVDDISEAFYVNYKFGEPIGSPLDLSLPIVQSSVNSINVHLGLGAP, from the coding sequence ATGAAGTCGACATTACGCGCGCTGCTTTCCGTCTTCGCTGTCGGATTGAGTTTTTGGGTGGGTAGTATGGTCGTTCACGCGGCTCCGGCCGTGGAGCCGAGCTTGTCGACGATCAGCGTTGATAAGGTATCTGCGAAGGCTGACGGCATCGATCAGATCCGCGTGAATGTCACGATCAAAAATGCGAATTTCATCGGCGTTGAGAATGCCGATGTTGCGCTCGTATCATCTCGCGGAGCCTTGGATGAAATCTCCCCTGCTACAGCCAAGACATCGATTACCGGACGCGCCTCGTTTTACGTGAAGTCGTTAAAGAATGGCAGCGCGACCTTGTCTGTCATGCTTAATGGAGCAGCGTTTCCCAAGAGCGTGAATATTACTTTTGCCGATGGGATCGCTTTAGCCTTGAGTGTTGGCGACTTGATCAAGATTCCGGATGATAATGATGCGAGCACGCAGCCGGATAGTGCGGTTTACTACTACGCATCCAATGGAAAGCGCTATGTGTTTCCAAATGAAAAGGTTTACTTGAGCTGGTATCCGGATTTTGGAACCGTGAAGTCGATTCCGATTGATCAAATGTCATTGATTCCGATTGGCGGGAATATCACGTATCGACCTGGCGCCAAGATGGTGAAGTTTCAAACGGATACCAAGACTTACTTACCGACAAAAGGCGGAATTTTGCGCTGGGTGCAGACAGAAGAAGTAGCCCGCGGATACTTTGGCACCAACTGGAATCAGCACGTGGATGATATTTCTGAAGCGTTCTACGTGAATTACAAATTTGGCGAGCCGATCGGTAGCCCACTCGATCTCTCGCTGCCGATTGTTCAGAGCTCGGTTAACTCGATCAATGTCCACCTTGGGCTTGGAGCTCCATAG
- a CDS encoding 50S ribosomal protein L19 → MSELVTLPVDIKPSQVESGMTIRVHQKIKDVSPSGEEKERVQVYEGLVINLGGGAHAKTMTVRKIASGVGVEKIFPMLLPSISRIELVKKVKARKKSIEYVRKSSKRMKEIKEVKLKTA, encoded by the coding sequence ATGTCTGAACTCGTAACCCTGCCCGTCGATATCAAGCCCTCGCAAGTCGAGTCCGGCATGACCATCCGCGTGCACCAGAAAATTAAGGACGTCAGCCCTTCCGGAGAAGAGAAGGAGCGTGTTCAGGTTTACGAAGGCCTTGTCATCAACCTCGGTGGCGGCGCCCACGCCAAAACCATGACGGTCCGCAAGATCGCTTCCGGCGTCGGCGTAGAAAAGATCTTCCCGATGTTGCTCCCATCGATCTCTCGCATCGAACTCGTCAAAAAGGTAAAGGCTCGCAAGAAGAGCATTGAGTACGTCCGCAAGAGCTCCAAGCGCATGAAGGAAATCAAAGAGGTGAAGCTCAAGACGGCATAG
- the uvrA gene encoding excinuclease ABC subunit UvrA, which translates to MPSKKLHDTISIKGARVHNLKNVSIDLPKNNFIVVTGLSGSGKSSLAFDTIHAEGQRRYMESMSSYARQFMELQDKPDVDEITGLSPTIAIDQKTTSHNPRSTVGTVTEVYDFLRLLYARAGRAHCVQCGSAVIEQTTREIADKVLELANKSTILLMAPIVRAQKGEHKVAMQSVKNAGFREVRFDGTIVDLDEILHSRIDKTAEHTIEVVVQRLTKGSGVVIDSMLEFVKQTLDFGNGLVMTINEDTGDEKLFSQSLFCANCNISLPTLEPRLFSFNSPHGACPACTGLGTKLVLEPELVIPNKKLTIAQGAIKPWTRIAGNQTAHVKKLEEVGAKHGFTINQPVGEFSPKALKALFEGDGEFEGILAMLEAKHKETDSEYVQKEIEAYMRVLTCPDCQGRRLRKESLAVTVASKSLADLVFLPLDEVLAFFQGLGKGTGKAKDSAAFKGSKIAKLKGDKKPDANGFTERERLVVDQVSGEIRRRLQNLMDVGLDYLTLDRSAMSLSGGEAQRVRLAAQLGSELSGVIYILDEPSIGLHPRDNDKLIHTIKRLRDLGNTVIVVEHDDAVMKAADWIVDVGPGAGEYGGHIISEGTLAEIKKDKESVTGQYLSGKMKLDKPKTRRKGSGKAITVRGATAFNLKNVDVKFPLAQLVCVTGVSGSGKSTLVLDILGRALSSHFFGAKDPVAEHKKIEGMEHLDKVVSVDQSPIGRTPRSNPATYTGVFTAIRDLYTEIPEAKMRGFDAGKFSFNVKGGGRCEPCGGDGYIQIAMQFLPDVYVECHECHGKRYNSEALEIHYRGKTIADVLDMTVEEGRRFFVDQPAIYEKRSVLHEVGLGYVRLGQPATTLSGGEAQRVKLATELSRRATGRTLYILDEPTTGLHFDDIKRLMVVLNALVDKGNTVLVIEHNLDVVSLADWVIDMGPEGGLRGGTLVAEGTPEVIAKNKKSWTGKYLKELI; encoded by the coding sequence ATGCCATCCAAGAAGTTGCATGACACGATCTCCATTAAAGGAGCCCGCGTCCATAACTTGAAGAATGTTTCGATCGACCTGCCAAAAAACAACTTTATTGTTGTGACAGGTCTCTCTGGATCGGGAAAATCTTCTCTCGCCTTCGATACCATCCACGCTGAGGGCCAGCGCCGCTACATGGAATCGATGTCGTCATACGCACGACAATTCATGGAGCTGCAGGACAAGCCTGATGTCGATGAGATCACGGGTCTTTCACCGACCATCGCTATCGATCAAAAGACCACTTCCCACAATCCGCGCTCCACCGTCGGTACCGTGACGGAAGTTTACGATTTCCTACGCCTCCTCTACGCCCGCGCCGGCCGCGCCCACTGCGTGCAATGCGGTTCAGCCGTGATCGAGCAGACGACGCGTGAAATCGCGGACAAAGTTTTGGAACTCGCCAACAAATCAACCATTCTATTGATGGCGCCGATTGTCCGCGCCCAAAAAGGCGAGCACAAAGTCGCGATGCAGAGCGTGAAGAACGCTGGTTTCCGTGAAGTTCGTTTTGACGGCACCATTGTCGACTTGGACGAGATCCTTCACTCCCGCATCGACAAAACAGCCGAGCACACCATTGAGGTTGTGGTTCAGCGCCTCACCAAAGGTTCGGGCGTCGTCATCGATTCCATGCTCGAGTTTGTAAAACAGACGCTCGATTTTGGAAACGGCTTGGTCATGACCATCAACGAGGACACGGGCGATGAAAAACTCTTCTCGCAATCCTTGTTCTGCGCCAACTGTAATATTTCCTTACCAACGCTCGAGCCGCGTCTTTTCTCCTTCAACTCGCCGCATGGCGCTTGTCCCGCCTGTACCGGTCTCGGAACCAAGCTCGTGCTTGAACCGGAGCTCGTGATTCCAAACAAAAAGCTCACCATCGCCCAAGGAGCGATCAAGCCGTGGACGCGCATCGCTGGAAATCAAACGGCCCATGTAAAAAAGCTGGAAGAAGTCGGTGCCAAGCACGGTTTCACCATCAATCAACCTGTCGGAGAGTTCTCGCCAAAAGCATTGAAGGCTTTATTTGAGGGCGATGGCGAGTTCGAAGGTATTTTGGCGATGCTCGAGGCCAAGCACAAAGAAACCGATTCGGAATACGTCCAAAAAGAAATCGAGGCCTACATGCGCGTCCTCACCTGTCCCGATTGTCAGGGTCGCCGTCTGCGCAAAGAGTCGCTCGCTGTCACGGTTGCCAGCAAATCGCTCGCCGACCTCGTCTTTTTGCCGCTCGATGAAGTTCTCGCCTTCTTCCAAGGCTTAGGAAAGGGTACGGGCAAGGCAAAAGATTCCGCCGCGTTCAAAGGTTCCAAAATCGCCAAACTCAAGGGCGATAAAAAGCCGGACGCCAACGGATTCACCGAGCGTGAGCGTCTCGTTGTCGACCAAGTCTCCGGAGAAATCCGCCGCCGCCTTCAAAATTTGATGGACGTCGGTTTGGATTATCTGACGCTTGACCGTTCAGCTATGTCGCTTTCCGGCGGAGAAGCCCAGCGCGTGCGTCTGGCAGCCCAGCTCGGCTCGGAATTGTCCGGCGTCATCTATATTCTCGATGAGCCTTCCATCGGCTTGCATCCGCGCGACAACGATAAGCTGATCCACACCATCAAGCGTCTTCGCGATCTCGGCAACACCGTCATCGTTGTTGAGCATGACGACGCCGTCATGAAAGCCGCCGACTGGATTGTCGACGTCGGCCCAGGTGCTGGTGAATACGGCGGCCACATTATTTCCGAAGGTACGCTCGCGGAAATTAAAAAGGACAAGGAATCCGTCACCGGACAATATCTCTCCGGCAAGATGAAGCTCGACAAGCCCAAGACGCGTCGCAAGGGGAGTGGCAAAGCCATCACCGTGCGCGGTGCCACAGCCTTCAACCTCAAGAATGTCGATGTGAAATTCCCATTGGCTCAGCTCGTCTGTGTCACGGGTGTTTCGGGTTCCGGTAAATCAACGCTCGTCCTCGATATTCTCGGCCGTGCTCTCTCGAGCCACTTCTTTGGCGCCAAAGATCCGGTCGCAGAACATAAAAAGATCGAGGGCATGGAGCATTTGGATAAAGTTGTCTCAGTCGACCAATCGCCAATCGGCCGCACGCCTCGCTCCAACCCAGCCACCTACACCGGTGTCTTCACCGCGATCCGCGATCTCTACACGGAAATCCCGGAAGCCAAGATGCGCGGCTTTGATGCCGGCAAATTCTCGTTCAACGTCAAAGGCGGCGGACGCTGTGAACCGTGTGGCGGAGACGGCTACATCCAGATCGCCATGCAATTTTTGCCCGACGTCTACGTCGAGTGTCACGAGTGTCACGGCAAGCGCTACAACTCGGAAGCGCTCGAGATTCACTACCGCGGCAAAACCATCGCCGACGTTCTCGACATGACCGTTGAAGAAGGTCGACGTTTCTTCGTTGACCAACCCGCGATCTACGAGAAGCGTTCCGTCCTGCATGAGGTTGGTCTCGGCTATGTTCGATTAGGTCAGCCGGCCACCACGCTCTCTGGCGGTGAAGCTCAGCGCGTTAAACTCGCTACCGAGCTCTCCAGACGCGCTACAGGCCGTACGCTCTATATTCTGGATGAACCGACCACAGGTCTCCATTTTGACGATATTAAGCGCCTCATGGTCGTTCTGAACGCTTTGGTCGATAAAGGAAACACCGTCCTCGTCATCGAGCACAATCTCGACGTCGTCAGTCTCGCCGACTGGGTCATCGACATGGGACCAGAGGGAGGATTGCGCGGCGGTACTCTCGTCGCAGAAGGAACACCGGAAGTGATTGCTAAGAATAAGAAATCTTGGACTGGGAAGTACTTGAAGGAGCTGATATAA
- a CDS encoding thioredoxin domain-containing protein: protein MVKSTPMSLGKTLGLGLAAVLTVLIGAFVWQVSVYYQSIRSGEPNPIKRDRIRFSIDRALADRALRESQNRAPVLDDPRAPYTGSERPIVTIVEFLDYGCPFCQASFEPIRELVTERKEDVRLVIRDFPVDSLHPGATRAATAARCATDQGRFWAYHDKLFLLKQDQFQDAELLRLAREVGMDEGDFRACLDDGDARKRVEADLQAGLNAGVEGTPTFFLNGVKIEGAVDRETLKLLVDEFVDRSKK, encoded by the coding sequence ATGGTAAAATCAACCCCGATGTCACTTGGAAAAACTCTCGGACTCGGCCTCGCCGCTGTCCTCACGGTATTGATCGGAGCCTTTGTCTGGCAGGTCTCTGTCTATTATCAGTCGATTCGCTCCGGCGAGCCAAATCCAATCAAGCGCGATCGCATCCGTTTCTCGATCGACCGAGCCTTGGCCGACCGTGCATTGCGCGAGTCTCAAAACCGCGCCCCTGTTCTTGATGATCCGCGCGCTCCGTATACGGGTTCAGAACGACCGATCGTCACAATCGTGGAATTTCTCGACTATGGTTGCCCATTTTGCCAAGCCTCTTTTGAACCAATCCGCGAGCTTGTCACAGAACGTAAAGAAGACGTCCGCCTCGTCATCCGTGATTTTCCTGTCGACTCGCTCCACCCGGGAGCAACCCGCGCAGCCACCGCCGCCCGCTGCGCCACCGACCAAGGCCGTTTCTGGGCTTATCACGATAAACTCTTTCTTTTAAAACAAGATCAATTCCAAGATGCAGAACTTCTCCGTCTCGCGCGTGAAGTGGGAATGGATGAGGGTGATTTCCGCGCATGTCTCGATGACGGCGACGCTCGAAAGCGAGTGGAAGCTGATCTTCAAGCGGGTCTCAATGCCGGTGTAGAGGGAACGCCAACCTTTTTTTTGAACGGTGTAAAAATTGAAGGCGCCGTCGATCGCGAAACGCTCAAGCTGCTCGTCGACGAATTCGTTGATCGTTCAAAAAAATAA
- the secG gene encoding preprotein translocase subunit SecG — MRSTILAIAMIAFSVLLSATILLQQRGTGLGGAFGGEGNVFRTKRGLEKGLFYATIAVGCLFVATAVLNLILV; from the coding sequence ATGAGATCAACCATTCTTGCCATCGCCATGATCGCCTTTTCGGTGCTCTTGAGCGCGACCATCCTGTTGCAGCAGCGCGGGACGGGATTGGGTGGAGCTTTTGGCGGCGAAGGCAATGTCTTCCGCACCAAGCGCGGCCTTGAAAAAGGCTTGTTCTACGCGACGATTGCGGTCGGATGTCTGTTTGTCGCAACAGCCGTCTTGAACCTGATCCTCGTCTAA
- a CDS encoding peptide ABC transporter substrate-binding protein, translating to MNIWLEKLRKIWQRVFFWQKPVGESHEVRPHSHADHALVLSVTKPSTVPSFRQLRFMNRVLDAGERRIFWGAFFLFLAALLLGTADLAATQLVTVPSIGGTYTEGLVGTPKLINPLFAPVNDVDRDLVGLIFSGLFRPNENLEPVPDLAERYQWSEDGKTLEVTLRKDVRFHDGVPLTADDVLFTYQAVKNPASYSPLAGQFQGVTIIRVDDATVQFQLPAADPSFLTSLTLGILPAHIWEEIPDANAHLADANLKPIGSGPYQVSTYTRDSRGQILHFNLKRFPSFYGIKPLIEEVRMRFFTDRPQAVTALRNGQIDALAFLPWAEASTLASESYTLHRIELPQETVAFFNVKEPLLKDVRMREALAMAVDKSELATLLGEQISPVTSPYPFLEYSTGTKPDLEAARTKLETLGWKLPEGGTVRQFVGAGTARATTSTTSSTNLALTILVPNQPDLQKVAELLKRRWSLLGAEVTIISNEPESLLREALEKRNYQVIVTNILLPPNQDLTAFWASKNATGNGLNLSGLADRDVDLALERVMNATNTEQLLQARIAFSDEIAERTPALFLLRPVYAYIQSRRIHGTNDMRLLKPADRFLRISDWYIRTGWGWR from the coding sequence ATGAATATTTGGCTTGAAAAGCTGCGAAAGATCTGGCAACGGGTCTTTTTCTGGCAAAAGCCGGTAGGCGAATCGCATGAGGTACGGCCGCATTCCCATGCGGACCATGCCTTGGTTTTGTCTGTGACCAAACCCTCAACGGTTCCGAGCTTCCGACAGTTACGATTTATGAACCGCGTTCTCGATGCGGGAGAGCGACGTATCTTTTGGGGGGCGTTTTTTCTCTTTTTGGCGGCGCTCTTGCTTGGAACAGCAGATCTCGCTGCGACACAGCTTGTAACGGTTCCAAGCATAGGCGGAACTTATACAGAAGGCTTGGTTGGTACGCCTAAATTAATCAATCCCCTGTTTGCACCGGTCAACGACGTTGACCGCGATTTGGTCGGTCTGATTTTTTCCGGATTATTCCGACCAAATGAAAACTTGGAACCGGTCCCGGATTTAGCTGAGCGCTATCAGTGGAGCGAGGATGGAAAAACGCTGGAAGTCACTCTGCGTAAAGACGTGCGTTTTCATGATGGCGTGCCGCTGACAGCGGATGACGTCCTGTTTACCTATCAAGCCGTGAAAAATCCGGCCTCGTATAGTCCGCTCGCCGGCCAGTTTCAGGGCGTGACGATTATCCGCGTGGACGATGCCACGGTACAGTTCCAACTTCCTGCTGCCGACCCGAGCTTTCTTACCTCGCTCACGCTCGGCATTTTGCCAGCACATATTTGGGAGGAAATCCCGGATGCAAATGCCCATCTTGCCGATGCCAACTTGAAACCGATCGGCTCTGGTCCGTATCAGGTGTCGACCTATACGCGTGATAGCCGCGGGCAGATCCTGCATTTTAATTTGAAGCGCTTTCCCTCTTTTTATGGCATCAAGCCGCTGATCGAGGAAGTGCGCATGCGTTTCTTTACCGATCGTCCGCAAGCAGTAACAGCATTGCGAAATGGCCAAATCGATGCGCTCGCCTTTTTGCCATGGGCCGAAGCCTCGACATTGGCCAGCGAAAGCTACACCTTGCACCGTATTGAATTGCCCCAGGAAACCGTCGCCTTTTTTAATGTTAAGGAGCCGCTCCTGAAAGATGTGCGCATGCGTGAAGCGCTCGCGATGGCCGTTGATAAATCAGAACTCGCCACACTTTTAGGCGAGCAGATCTCCCCTGTTACATCGCCCTATCCGTTTCTTGAGTATTCCACCGGTACCAAGCCCGATTTAGAAGCAGCCCGTACCAAGCTGGAAACACTTGGCTGGAAACTACCGGAAGGCGGCACTGTCCGCCAATTCGTCGGTGCCGGTACAGCACGTGCGACCACATCTACGACGAGCTCTACCAATTTAGCGCTAACGATTCTGGTACCAAATCAACCAGATCTCCAGAAAGTGGCGGAACTATTGAAGCGCCGCTGGTCGTTACTCGGAGCCGAAGTCACGATCATTTCCAATGAGCCCGAGTCATTGCTACGCGAGGCTTTAGAGAAGAGAAACTACCAGGTGATTGTCACAAATATCCTTCTCCCTCCTAATCAAGATCTGACGGCCTTTTGGGCAAGTAAAAATGCCACTGGAAATGGATTGAACCTGTCGGGTCTGGCTGATCGCGATGTTGATCTTGCCTTGGAACGAGTCATGAATGCGACAAATACCGAGCAGCTTTTGCAGGCTCGAATCGCTTTTTCCGATGAGATAGCTGAACGAACACCGGCGCTTTTCTTGTTGCGCCCCGTTTATGCTTACATCCAGTCTCGGCGTATTCATGGCACGAATGACATGCGCTTACTTAAGCCAGCGGATCGATTTTTACGTATTAGCGACTGGTATATAAGGACAGGCTGGGGATGGCGCTAA
- a CDS encoding glycosyltransferase family 2 protein has protein sequence MPSGFPEFSAIIPAFNEAGRIATAVLDTKRVLGESAQIIVVDDGSTDSTSDEARGAGASVIRHESNRGKGAAVKTGALASTSKWILVLDADLSTHPRELQSFHRAIEQSDLIFGSRRATGAHITTQQPWYRVKAGQLFNWMMRQASGLPYHDTQCGFKVFRMETCRILFETMTTEGWSFDVELLMRAKQADLRLMELPVTWSHVEGSKVKFSHAPRILLDLWYLRRAIGPKSWLDGTAKN, from the coding sequence ATGCCTAGCGGTTTTCCCGAGTTTTCAGCGATTATTCCGGCTTTTAATGAAGCTGGAAGAATTGCGACGGCCGTCTTGGATACAAAACGTGTTCTTGGAGAGAGCGCGCAAATCATTGTTGTTGATGATGGATCGACGGACTCGACCTCGGATGAAGCGCGTGGTGCGGGAGCGAGCGTGATTCGACATGAATCGAATCGCGGGAAAGGCGCAGCGGTAAAAACGGGAGCGCTCGCATCAACAAGTAAATGGATTCTTGTTTTAGACGCCGATCTCTCGACACATCCGCGTGAACTGCAATCTTTTCATCGCGCCATCGAACAAAGCGATCTTATTTTTGGCTCGCGTCGAGCAACTGGCGCACATATCACTACACAGCAACCTTGGTATCGCGTGAAAGCCGGGCAACTCTTTAATTGGATGATGCGCCAAGCTAGCGGACTTCCCTATCACGATACGCAATGCGGTTTCAAAGTATTCCGCATGGAGACTTGCCGGATCCTTTTTGAAACGATGACGACGGAAGGCTGGAGCTTTGATGTTGAGCTCTTGATGCGAGCAAAACAAGCTGACTTGCGATTGATGGAGCTCCCCGTCACTTGGAGCCATGTTGAAGGAAGTAAGGTTAAATTTAGCCATGCTCCGCGAATCTTGCTGGATTTGTGGTATTTACGGCGGGCTATCGGCCCAAAAAGTTGGCTTGACGGTACAGCCAAAAACTGA
- a CDS encoding ribonuclease J, translating to MENNQTPQSKPPAGRPFSGGGRGGSRGGSRGGRSLFDKPIPTRTQAKPLGAQFKATESQSLKQGFAKEEGPVGPSDKHEVKKHGGGKNRRMGGAFEAMPRMSTFKNKPHLKTGTDTDILEPGSDRLKVAVLGGNEEVGRNCTMLEYGNDIILIDLGLQFPDDDMPGVDYIVPNISSLKGKEKNVRGIIITHAHYDHIGGIPHLAPKLNNPPIFGTDLTCGIIAKRQEDHKDKPRLNLFSVKSDDVIQLGQFKIEFFGVAHSIPSSMGVIVTTPAGIIVHPAPFTIEERPGAQSKQDTEKIKALGERGVLALMCDSTNASKPGRQIAEQVIQTNIDEIIKNAKGRVIIGTFASMIARVQQIIKACERQGRKVAIEGFSMRSNILIAQQLGYMDIQKGTLIDTKDISKYPREKTAVVCTGAQGEERAVLMRIANHEHPILSIEPGDSIVFSSSIIPGNERSVQRVKDTLYREGADVIHYKMMDVHAGGHAQQDDLKEIHDWIKPKYLIPIEGHYSFLCDHAKVAIENGFNPKNIFIADNGQIMEFDKQGNGMLTNKKLETGYVFVDGLGVGNTNQIVLRDRQQLAGDGVVVLVAVVDGRTGQPVASPDIISRGFVYMKEHLELIQASRVKATAILKSMDAKGPPDMAYVKDKLRDEMGEFLFVKTELRPMVIPVIIEV from the coding sequence ATGGAAAACAATCAAACACCGCAGAGCAAGCCACCTGCCGGACGCCCATTTAGCGGCGGCGGCCGAGGCGGCAGCCGTGGCGGATCCAGGGGCGGTCGATCACTTTTCGACAAGCCTATCCCAACCCGCACCCAAGCCAAACCGCTTGGTGCTCAGTTTAAAGCTACCGAAAGCCAAAGCCTAAAACAGGGCTTTGCTAAAGAAGAAGGTCCGGTCGGTCCATCTGACAAGCATGAGGTCAAGAAACATGGCGGCGGAAAGAATCGCCGCATGGGCGGTGCTTTTGAAGCCATGCCGCGCATGTCGACCTTCAAGAACAAGCCACATCTTAAGACAGGAACGGACACCGATATTCTTGAACCTGGCAGTGATCGCTTGAAGGTCGCTGTTCTCGGTGGAAATGAAGAGGTCGGCCGTAACTGTACGATGCTGGAATACGGCAATGACATTATTCTCATCGACCTTGGTCTTCAGTTTCCGGATGACGATATGCCGGGCGTCGATTACATCGTTCCGAACATCTCTAGCTTGAAAGGCAAGGAAAAGAATGTTCGCGGCATCATCATTACGCATGCGCACTATGACCACATCGGCGGTATTCCGCATTTGGCTCCGAAGCTCAATAATCCTCCGATTTTTGGAACCGATTTGACCTGCGGCATTATTGCCAAGCGTCAGGAAGATCATAAGGACAAGCCGCGCTTGAATTTATTCTCCGTAAAATCGGATGACGTAATTCAACTTGGGCAGTTCAAGATCGAATTCTTTGGCGTTGCGCACTCGATCCCCTCTTCTATGGGTGTGATCGTGACGACTCCGGCCGGTATCATCGTCCACCCGGCTCCGTTTACTATAGAAGAAAGGCCGGGCGCACAGTCCAAGCAGGATACGGAAAAAATCAAAGCGCTTGGTGAACGCGGAGTGCTCGCACTTATGTGTGACTCGACCAATGCCTCCAAGCCCGGTCGTCAGATTGCGGAACAGGTTATTCAGACTAACATCGACGAGATCATCAAGAATGCCAAAGGCCGCGTTATTATTGGTACGTTTGCGTCGATGATCGCGCGTGTTCAGCAGATTATCAAAGCTTGTGAACGCCAAGGACGCAAAGTTGCGATCGAAGGCTTCTCGATGCGTTCCAACATCCTGATCGCCCAGCAGTTGGGTTACATGGATATTCAGAAAGGTACGCTGATCGATACAAAGGACATCAGCAAGTATCCGCGCGAGAAAACGGCCGTCGTTTGTACCGGAGCACAAGGCGAGGAACGTGCCGTGCTTATGCGCATCGCGAATCACGAGCATCCGATTCTCTCGATTGAACCAGGAGATTCCATTGTGTTCTCAAGCTCGATTATTCCGGGCAATGAACGCTCGGTGCAGCGCGTGAAAGATACCTTGTATCGTGAAGGTGCGGATGTCATTCACTACAAGATGATGGACGTTCACGCCGGTGGACACGCCCAGCAGGATGACTTGAAGGAAATCCACGATTGGATCAAGCCAAAATATCTTATTCCGATCGAGGGTCACTACTCGTTCTTGTGCGATCACGCCAAGGTCGCGATTGAAAACGGATTTAATCCGAAAAATATCTTCATCGCTGACAACGGTCAGATCATGGAGTTCGACAAACAAGGCAACGGAATGTTGACCAACAAGAAGCTTGAGACGGGCTATGTGTTCGTCGATGGTCTCGGCGTTGGAAACACCAACCAGATTGTTCTGCGCGATCGTCAGCAGCTTGCCGGAGATGGCGTCGTCGTCCTTGTTGCGGTCGTTGATGGACGCACGGGTCAGCCAGTCGCGAGTCCGGATATTATTTCCCGCGGTTTCGTCTATATGAAAGAGCATCTTGAACTTATCCAGGCTAGCCGCGTGAAAGCGACGGCTATCCTGAAGAGCATGGATGCCAAAGGACCGCCGGATATGGCCTACGTGAAAGACAAGCTGCGCGATGAAATGGGAGAATTCCTGTTCGTCAAAACAGAGCTTCGTCCGATGGTGATTCCGGTGATTATTGAGGTTTAA